One Aegilops tauschii subsp. strangulata cultivar AL8/78 chromosome 2, Aet v6.0, whole genome shotgun sequence genomic window, ctttgccgggccgcctcctccatgtcgagctgcctttgccgggccgtctcctccatgtcgatcttcctccgcttggccgcctcctccatcTCAAGCTTCTATCTTTGAAGGTCTAGGTATTGCTTCATTTGCTCGTCCTTGCTTTGCCGCTTCTTCTCGTCCCTCACATCCTTTTGGGACATCATGCCATGCAAAGTCTCATGCAAGGCCATGGATGAGGCATCACGTATGTCGTCAACCTTGGAGTTGGTATTGCCCCTCGGCCTCTTCAACGCCTCGCCATCTCCACCTCCGGCGAACTTGGCCGTcttcttgcctctcttcctttgtAGTTCACGGTATTGGTCCTTGAACTTAGGGCAATTGTTGATGATCGTCCAACAATGCGTAAGAGTGAATGGCTTGTCATTGTGCCGGGCCTTGAATGCCTCCAAAGATTGAAATGCCTACACCACATGATCAACAACAAGTGAACATGCAAACAATATACACGGCCGAAGTCTCATGGCCGTAGCAAGGAAAGGGCTAGGAAGAGGAGAGCATACCATGTCCCCAACGCCGAAACCACTCACGGGTCGTGCTTCAACGCTCTCAAATGCGGCGcaatactgttggaaatatgccctagaggcaataataaatggttattattatatttcttttttcatggtaattgtctattgttcatgtataattgtattgtccggaaatcgtaatacatgtgtgaatacatagaccacaacgtgtccctagtaagcctctagttgactagctcgttgatcaaccgatagtcatggtttcctgactatggacattggatgtcgttgataacgggatcacatcattaggagaatgatgtgatggacaagacccaatcctaagcatagcataaaagatcgtgtagtttcgtttgctagagcttttccaatgtcaagtgtcttttccttagaccatgagatcgtgcaactcccggataccgtaggagtgctttgggtgtgccaaacgtcacaacgtaactgggtgactataaaggtgcactacgggtatctccgaaagtgtctgttgggttggcatggatcgagactgggatttgtcactccgtgtgacggagaggtatctctgggcccactcggtaatgcatcatcataatgagctctatgtgactaaggcgttagtcacgggatcatgcattgcggtacgagtaaagagacttgccggtaacgagattgaacaaggtattgggataccgacgatcgaatctcgggcaagtaacatatcgattgacaaagggaattgcatacaggattgattgaatcctcgacatcgtggttcatccgatgagatcatcgtggaacatgtaggagccaacatgggtatccagatcccgctgttggttattgaccggagaggtgtctcggtcatgtctgcatgtctcccgaacccgtagggtctacacacttaaggttcggtgacgctagggttgtagagatatatgcggaaacccgaaagttgttcggagtcccggatgagatcccggacgtcacgaggagttccggaatggtccggaggtaaagaattatatataggaagtcaagtttcggccaccgggaaagtttcgggggttaccggtattgtaccgggaccaccggaagggtcccgggggtccaccgggtggggccacctatcccggagggccccgtgggctgaagtgggaagggaaccagcccctagtgggctgggcgcccccccatgggcctcctcccatgcgcctagggttgggaaccctagggtggggggcttcccacttgccttgggggggcaaggcaccccccttggccgccgccccccaccctagatgcggtttggccggtgccccccccctcccagggggcctatataaaggggggagggagggcagcaacattacagccttgggcgcctccctcctcccctgctacacctctccctctcgcagaagctcggcgaagccctgccgagacccgctacatccaccaccacgccgtcgtgctgctggatctccatcaacctctccttcccccttgctggatcaagaaggaggagacgtcactgcaccgtacgtgtgttgaacgcggaggtgccgtccgttcggcactcggtcatcggtgatttggatcaccgcgagtacgactccgtcatccacgttcattggaacgcttccgctcgcgatctacaagggtatgtagatgcactcctttccctcgttgctagtatactccatagatggatcttggtgaacgtaggaaaattttaaaattatgctacgattcccaacaaatacttgttgcactcttgttggatgAACAACCATCTCTTTTGAATCGAGCCGATGCCACGGTTGCTTGTAATTTGGTAGGGCTCAAACATCTTCCTTTCATGGAATGTTTTGTGGACTCTCGTCCAAAAAATAATGCCCTTTTGTTGCGCGCCGGTCCTCGGATCTTGGCTAATCTCCATCCAAGCTTGGCAAATCAACTTGTCCTCATCTTGTGTATATGAACCCGTGCGAATGCTCTTCCTCTTCTTTTGTGCTTCCGTTCTTTGGGTGAGCTCGTCGATGAACAATGGCGCGCCACTAATATCAACGTCattgccttcttcttcttcttcatcaccatcacCTTCGACATAGATGTCATCGTCTTCATGCCACAAGTCACCATGGTCGTAGTCAGCAGGGTCGTCGGCCTCTTCATCGGGGACGTACTGGGCGCGGCCATCCTGACTTTGGGTCTCCTCGGGGTCGTAGGCACGGCCATGCCCACCCTCGAAGATCACGTCCTCCATGTACTGGTTGTAGAAGGGGTCGTCGACCGTTGGCGTTGGGGTTGACATTCCGTCAAACAAGACGCGGGGGGCCGGCATGGTGCCCGTGAACGGTGCCCGTGCCTGCTTTCTTTGCATCTCGACGGACGGACGGCCGCCGCTGTTGGACCCAGGCGTGACGTTGAGGTCGATGATGGCCGCGGGGCGCGGTGTGGACGACGCGAACAAGCCCACGTCCGGCGACCCCGAGAAACGGGTCTGGCCATCGTGCCTTGGTGGAGGAAAGCCGGGCAACATGGGCGCAGTGCGCGACGTCGGCGACTGGCAGTGCGTAGGCCGGGCGACCGACGAGCCTGTGCTCGCCGGGCCGCTGCAGGGAACCCGGCCGGACGGCCCATGCCAAGCATGAGGATGGCGTGCGCTTTGTTGACGAGGTCCTCCTTCtcgtcggcagcggccttgcGCCGCGTGGCCTCCAGGTCATCGCGCTGGGCGGCGAACTTGGCCGTGGCGGCATTGACCTTGACGACCGCTCTCCGTTCCCTCCTCTTCGCCGATTCCGCGTCCAacttggcgatctcctccggcgTGCACTCTGACTGCGGCTTCCTTGGCGCCTTCTTCTTCACCTTTGCGGGCGGGTCGACGGCCAGGCCGCCGGAACTCGGCGGGGCGTCGGCCATGGACGGGGGAGAGAGGGGGCCGTGAGAGGGACGTGGGAGGGTTTGGGGGAAATGGCGCCAaatgggcgggggggggggggggggggggggttggtttCTCCCACCGACAGGCGGGCCAGGGGAGGACAAGCGCGCGCGTCCCGCCCATCCGCGCGCtgtccgtttcaccccaaaaCCGGCGCAAACTTGGGTCGGGGATGGGTCGAAAGCGGACACAAAGCGGACAAAAGTCCGTTTGCGCCCGCGCGCTGGGCCGTCTCGTTTGCCCCCTTTACTCCAAACGGACGGGGGCGGACAGGATAGGGTCGCacggtggagttggccttagaGTTTGTAGGGATGGTTGAGAATGTGCTACCTGTTTGAACACTTTCCCGCAACAAAAATCAAGAAAGATTCATATACATAATGATGTTTCCGAGATTGGACTCTACTGCTAAGGAATTCAACGTCAATTGAATGTTATAAATTTCAAGACACAAGTATTACTTGTTTTTTTACTTCTGAAGATTGCATAGTTTTGGTTAATTTTAACTTATACCAAAAACACACCccggaaaaaaagaaaagaattagCAACGTTCGAAAAAAGCAGCTAGCTCTCTCCCTTGTCACTCCCAATGGCGGCTCGGGAGCCAAATCCCATTCCTCCTTgacctcgccgccgcctgagAGTGTCGTCGGACAATGCCTGCGCAGTGCTGGTGGCGGCGGGGCCGATTTCATCTCCCCCCTCTCCTCGCTCGAGTTGTGCGGTGTGGAGCATATTGGTCTCAGCGAGGTCCTGGTCGGCAAGTAGTAGCGTGTTGCTGGCTCTGGCCAATGCAAGCGGCCGCGCATGTGTAGGTGCACGCGATGGCACAGATGCAGGCGGCTCTGCCGGAGGCTTGCTCAGGGGACTTCGACGGAAGCCAAAGCGGCGGCTTCGGGCTATGGATCTGATATTGGTGCTCCTCGTCGGCGTGACAAGGAGAGTTTGGGTGTGTCCGTAGGATTGTCTCGATTTGTTTGTTGCTATGAAGTCTAAGATGCGGTGGCAGGGTCTCGGTGGCAACGATGACGGGCAATAGGTGATGTGTTCGATGGTTTTCTACGGCGCCAACCTTGTATGGTTCTTCATAACTCTCCGTCAGAGTTGCAGTTGCGATGTCCTCATCACGGATGGCTAAGTTTTGGCACGGATCTTCATGTGACTCCGCACTGCCtcgagggggggaggggggggggggggggttggtcGACGATCGTCTATGGCAACGTCGTTCGGAGATTAGGGATGGTGATGGCGCCTACTTGGAAGAAGTAATGATGTTGAGTGGCGACACATGTGGGGGTACCTTAATTATGCCGTTTAGCGGATTGTGACGGTTTTTGTTCGGTTTTTCATTCATTAACTAGACCGGGTTTTTTTCATGAGCGGTGGGCTTCTTTCACGTATTTTTCcttacaaatcttttgcctccATTTTCAATAAATATATATGCCATACTTTTCATGAGTTGATAATTAATGTCCAACAGGAAATTTCACCACTCCCCTTCATATGTGCACCTCAGGCTAGTCACTCCACCAGGTGCTTGCGTTGCAGCTAAAAACGCAAGGCCGACGATGCGCATGGTACGTCTGCATAAACGTCCATATATGCATCTGACCATGCATATCTAACCTTGCACAAACAAATTAATGGTCAGACCGGCCGGCAGGCCAGACGATCCCACCACGAAAGATCGACCGGTGACACGGCGCTGCTGTGTGCTCCCTAGTGCCAACATTAATAATGACCAGCATGCACTCGAGACCGTATGATCGTGTCGTGTCGCCGCTGCATGTATGGCTGCGACCAGTCTCGGCCTCACCAGCCACACTATCGATCGAGGCTGCTGCTGCCCGGGCTTCACGGTGTCCACACCCAAAAGCCGCACGGCTCAGCGAACTCGACGTTCACCAACCGCGCTGGCGTGACAAAACTCCGCCTATAAAATCTCCCGGGCCGCCGAGCCTTGCCGGAATCAGCAACCAACCGAGCTCACCTCCTCGCACAAGGTCTGGGCACCTACACTGGTACAGCTATAGCTAGCTAGCATATACTACTACACCGGAGGGAGGGAGCGAGCGGCCATGACGAGCGAGGTGCAGTCGGCGCCGCCGACGCCGCGGCCGGTGTCCGCCCCGCCGTCGCAGATGCACTCTCCGGCGCCCAGCCGGTCGCCGCTGCGCGCGATGGCGTCGCCGCTCGCCAGCCCCGTGAAGAAGGCGGTGGCGAGCGTGAGGGGGTACCTGGAGGAGGTCGGGCACATCACCAAGCTCGCCGACCCGCGCGACGCCTGGCTGCCCATCACCGCGTCCAGGAGCGGCAACGCCTACTACGCCGCCTTCCACAACCTCAGCTCCGGCGTCGGCTTCCAGGCGCTCGTGCTCCCCGCCGCCTTCGCCTCCCTCGGATGGTACCTTCTAGCTACCCCACTTATATTCAATCGAGAGATGAACATATAGTACTACACGAGTACACGTCTACACGTACGTTACTTAATTTGTCCGGCCCGTGGATTGGGTTCTTGCAGGACGTGGGCGATCGTGTGCCTGACCGTGGCATTCGCGTGGCAGCTCTACACGCTGCGGCTGCTGGTGAACCTCCACGAGCCCGTCGCCGGCGGCACACGCTACAGCCGGTACATGCACCTCGCCACCACCGTCTTCGGTACGTCCCCGATTCCCGCGCGCGCTTATTATCTCAGACTAATTAATTAACACGGCGACGTCGTGCGGCAAACGACGTCGTCTCTTTCGATCGCTGTCTTCCACGCTCATCATGCATGCCTTGCCTCGGCCTTCCTCCAACAGGTGAGAGATGGGGGAAGATCCTGGCGCTGCTCCCGACGATGTACCTGTCGGCGGGGACCTGCACGGCGCTCATCATCGTGGGCGGCGGCAGCATGAAGATCCTCTTCAGCATCGCCTGCGGGCCCGCGTGCGTGGCGCGGCCGCCGACCATGGTGGAGTGGTACGTGGTGTTCGTCTGCGTGGCCGTGGTGCTGTCCCAGCTCCCCAACCTCAACTCCATCGCCGGCGTCTCCctggtcggggcgacggcggccGTCGGCTACTGCACCATGATCTGGGTCATTTCCGTGACCAAGGGGAGGGTGGCCGGCGTGTCCTACGACCCGGTCAAGGCCAGCAGCGACGTCGACAGGACGATCGCCGTCCTCAATGGCCTGGGCATCATCGCGTTCGCTTTCAGGGGGCACAATCTTGTGCTCGAGATTCAGGTAAGTGTCAACCCGGGAAAAGAGATTCTCCTCCCATTCCCAGCTAGtgcatgttagcctcgttatccgTTGCTCATGTCCTCGTGCCGCTTTGAGAACGAACGGCGATGAAGAAAAGTCGCTGAGAGTGAGCGTGCTGGCTTTGCAGGGCACAATGCCGTCGACGCTGAAGCATCCTTCACACGTGCCCATGTGGAAGGGCGTCAAGTTCGCCTACCTCGTCGTCGCTCTCTGCCTCTACCCCGTCGCCATCGGCGGCTTCTGGGCCTACGGCAACCAGATACCTCCGAACGGGATCCTGAGCGCACTCTACAAGTTCCACAGCCGCGACGTGTCCCGGCTGGTGATCGGTCTCGCGACGCTGCTGGTGATCGTCAACTGCCTGACCACGTTCCAGATCTACGCCATGCCGGTGTTCGACAACATGGAGGCCGGGTACGTGCACAAGAAGAACCGGCCGTGCCCGTGGTGGCTGCGCGCGGGCTTCCGCGCCTTGTTCGGCGCCGTCAACCTGCTCATCGCCGTCGCGCTGCCCTTCCTGTCGGAGCtcgccggcctcctcggcggGATCTCGCTGCCGGTCACCCTGGCCTACCCGTGCTTCATGTGGCTGGCCATCATGAAGCCCGGGAGGGGCACGGCGATGTGGTGCGTCAACTGGGCGCTGGGGTGCCTCGGCATGGGGCTCAGCTTCGTCCTCATAGTTGGGAACCTCTGGGGGCTCGTCGCCACTGGCCTGCATGTGCAGTTCTTCAAGCCCGCCGAGTTCCAGTGAGTGAATTTAAAGATGAAAGCAAGTTTTTTTTTTCGAGTGAAGATGGAAGCAAGTTTGCTGTCTAATCCACCAACGGAAGACGTATCAATGTGATGTAATGCTGGCTTGTTTTTCATTTTGTTTCTGAGAAGTATACTATGTCTTGTACTGGAACCTGAAATGTTGATTCTTTTAGAAGCAAAAAGCTGAATCTACGTTTCAAACATTATACTACAGATCAGCTGTTCTATATATTGCTTGTAACTTCGTCGTTTTCAGTGTCTAAAAACCTTAAGACCAGCTGATATGTACGTATAATCGTATATACAGTAGTAATGACTACAAAAATAAAGCATGACAACCGAGGACGAAATATATATAAGAACAATCATCAGATACAGAACGAACGGGTTTTCAGTTGTGCATTTAACATATAAGAGCTGCATCGCTCAGACACAGCGTTCTACAGCGAATGTGCGACTAAGTTCAAACTATTTTCTTATGAAGCTACAACCCTACAAGGAATAAACTGAAAAATCTACATGCATACTCAGATCAATCTAATGGCATCGTTTGATCAGGATGCATTCTATAAGAGACAAAAAGGTGCCTATATATAGGAGTATATGCTGTACAACATCAATGAGCCACAAGTATCTTTACCATGTTATTATATGCATCAAACTAAACTAATGTATTTTCACATATAGCGCGTACTAGCAGCACCGGCAGCAGATTACATCTCGGCAGGTGTAGGGTCTAGCCCGGGCTTCTAGTTCGTCCAGTGGGGGTACTGCTTCCAGAACATATCCCTTCTGTCTAGAGAGGCAGAGGTCATAGAGGTTCCTGCAGATACCTTTGCTGAAAGGATGCACCTTTCTAGGAACTCCCCTGTAAGTGTCATTTGATCGATTCATTATGGTAGACTAGAGACAAGCAAATATAACGAGAAAAATGCTAGTCTTCAGCCATTTCATACCTTAGGTAAGATATTCGCTTCCGTCTGGCAATTTCATATGTCGTTTGGTTCGTAAGAGCAAGGTAACTACAGATATACACAAGCTCGTGAATACAATAATCATCAGTGAAGAGGTCACTGTTAATTTGTGACTTCACAACATGTAAGATATTCCTGATGTCAACAGCTATTGTTATAGTTTTTCTTTGTATTCTGCATAGCAGATTGCGAATTCTGAAAGAACAGACTACTGTCAATATATAAACGTAAAAACTTACGTATGCAACATGAGTAAGATCAGCAAAACTATGAGGATTACTATCAACGGCAGCAACAGTGTTAAGCCAGTCAAACCCTTCAACCTGTCGATTAAGAAACAAATAAAATGTTTGCCGGACAAACTTGAAATCCAAAGTACATACCATGAGTAGTGAAACTAGATCAAAAAAGGTAGAGGTACATACCAGGACCCGTTCATATCCACATGTAAGAACTGGATGTAGAGAGCAACAGTCCAAATAACTAAACTTGCTTGTCCAAATATGTACCACCTAGAAAATATCACTTATGCAATGACATAAGCTGGATATAGTTTTGATGAGTCATAAAATAGAACATAACATCACATATGTATATTCCAATATATCATCAGAAGCATTTAAGAACAATATATTTTAAATTAAATGCATATTAAGAGGACATAGCTGTTAACAGAAATAAAGGAATCGAGGAGAGCTGCAATTTCTACTTACATCCGGGAGACTTTGTGAGTCCAATAATCGCTAGAGTTTTTTTTTCTGTGAAAGCTGCAATTCTACTTATATCGGGGAGACCTCGTAAGTTCAATAATCATTAGTTCTCCTTGCCATTATTTTTCCTTTGATCTTAAAAGAAGTACAGGAGCCACAGAAGCACTACAATGCCAACAAGGCACTCTGTAAACCTACCCGGTGTGCTTTCAGTTAGGAGTTAAGAATTAGCATGCCCCAGATATGTCGAAAGAACATTCACAAGATACATGACATCATGTTAAACACTGGTAACTGGATTTTGGTAGATACGACTATCTGAGTAAAGGTTGATGGATTGTACGGCAAAAGAAGTAAAAGCCTGCCAATTCCACTAGATCAATATTAAGGGAAAGGGTGGGAATGGTCATCAGTACACAGTCCCAATTGAAATCAAGCAGTTCCTTGTTAACAGTGATATAGAGACAGTAGAGACTCGAGAAAGTATGAGGGCATGGCCTCATTATTTGGTAAAAGAGCGGTCCTCCATTCCAACATAACTTCTGCACAGGGGGCTTCTGGATTTATTGTTAAACGATAGGGACCGCAGAGTACAAAAACTGGAGAAGGTAAGGATGTTGCGGCATTTGCACATAATAGCATACACTAAACTACAAAACATAATATATATCGTGCATTCGAGATTTAATGTGTTCGAAAGATAAGCTGCAAAATGTGTAAATAAAAATCTCACCAAAAACGGCAATGATTCCTAATGCCAATGCATGTTCCAAGCCATGTACAGTGATGATCAAATTGGAGAATACACTTGTCACAATCATGACAATGCTTGGTTCGTGGTGGCTGTGAAAGGTAGTCAACACCAAAAGATGAGCTTTGGCGACCAGCATAACAGAAACGTGTGCTAGTTAAAGATATTTCATGGACATTGCAAGTTAATGTGACATAGATATTTGAGAATAACAAACTCACATATCACAAACTCAATATTATGCTGAGCTGAGTCAATAAGCCTGCACTAGTTCTTTATGCAATATAAAAAAACAATCTACTATCTTGCCAAATAGATTGTCAGATTGGTAAATGGTAATGAAGAATAAAGTGATAGAAAGTCTTCTTGTGGTTTCTAATATGTGACTCACGGGGTACAATGAGAAAGGAGAGTAACATAATTGACACATTACTGCCCTCTAGGCCATAACTGGTGCTTTCATACATTAAGGTTGTGTTTGGTGTGAACCAAGCTTGCCCTACCAAAAAATTGGCAAGCAATGTTTTTAGTAATGGCCACTGTTGGCACGAAAAATGAACTAGAATgcggcaaccatccaaacaataACCAATTTTTCTGTCATGCCCATAATAATGATATGGTACACATTGGTCACGAACAACATACCCTAACCCCTCTAGGGTACAGCTTCATAGGTAAGCAAACAAGAGCAGTAAGCACATGCCATAATAATCTAGTAATCAAACATATTGGACATGACACAAGACATGCTTAATTGCTTTCTACTGATCTTTAAATCAAGTTTACATAAGACAAACTACATAGTCTATGCTTGAAATGATACGCATACCAATGATAGTAAGTCAACTGATCTTTCATTTCTATATATTTTTCCAGAGAATTTCATTTGTTCTGCCATAAGCACTAACATCAATATTCCAAGACGGGTATATTGCTGGCTGGTTACCACCAGTTATTTTATCATTGCCTTGACTATAGAGAACATTACAATAGGCTGCAACTTTAGAATAATAAAGATTACCTGAATGAGATGGCAGTAAGAGCAGGTCAAATCCCTAAACAAAATGGAAGCATACAACCATATCACAGAACGAAGATAGATGGCAATATATATTGAAAATTACACCTCGGAAGagggaaaataataataattcc contains:
- the LOC109758335 gene encoding lysine histidine transporter-like 8; the encoded protein is MTSEVQSAPPTPRPVSAPPSQMHSPAPSRSPLRAMASPLASPVKKAVASVRGYLEEVGHITKLADPRDAWLPITASRSGNAYYAAFHNLSSGVGFQALVLPAAFASLGWTWAIVCLTVAFAWQLYTLRLLVNLHEPVAGGTRYSRYMHLATTVFGERWGKILALLPTMYLSAGTCTALIIVGGGSMKILFSIACGPACVARPPTMVEWYVVFVCVAVVLSQLPNLNSIAGVSLVGATAAVGYCTMIWVISVTKGRVAGVSYDPVKASSDVDRTIAVLNGLGIIAFAFRGHNLVLEIQGTMPSTLKHPSHVPMWKGVKFAYLVVALCLYPVAIGGFWAYGNQIPPNGILSALYKFHSRDVSRLVIGLATLLVIVNCLTTFQIYAMPVFDNMEAGYVHKKNRPCPWWLRAGFRALFGAVNLLIAVALPFLSELAGLLGGISLPVTLAYPCFMWLAIMKPGRGTAMWCVNWALGCLGMGLSFVLIVGNLWGLVATGLHVQFFKPAEFQ
- the LOC109758331 gene encoding protein S-acyltransferase 10 isoform X2, whose protein sequence is MPCCGESDPPHEAIRVLSQPQRHGSHGRKPWRCVRLIVMLLHALFIGAVFLLDPALRSQIRQDQWYMCLYGGLVLFTLAQYLYTANSSPGYVADMLKAGSAMHATFINTTTISKQVCSKNGSLNYFMSRSKIEQHNPQSATPSSLLQMMDLYPPGSSSRDLTCSYCHLIQPPRTKHCHDCDKCILQFDHHCTWLGTCIGIRNHCRFWWYIFGQASLVIWTVALYIQFLHVDMNGSWLKGLTGLTLLLPLIVILIVLLILLMLHTYLALTNQTTYEIARRKRISYLRGVPRKVHPFSKGICRNLYDLCLSRQKGYVLEAVPPLDELEARARPYTCRDVICCRCC
- the LOC109758331 gene encoding protein S-acyltransferase 10 isoform X1 is translated as MPCCGESDPPHEAIRVLSQPQRHGSHGSSIGSIWGFRPGSECLTGAGDLSAGRKPWRCVRLIVMLLHALFIGAVFLLDPALRSQIRQDQWYMCLYGGLVLFTLAQYLYTANSSPGYVADMLKAGSAMHATFINTTTISKQVCSKNGSLNYFMSRSKIEQHNPQSATPSSLLQMMDLYPPGSSSRDLTCSYCHLIQPPRTKHCHDCDKCILQFDHHCTWLGTCIGIRNHCRFWWYIFGQASLVIWTVALYIQFLHVDMNGSWLKGLTGLTLLLPLIVILIVLLILLMLHTYLALTNQTTYEIARRKRISYLRGVPRKVHPFSKGICRNLYDLCLSRQKGYVLEAVPPLDELEARARPYTCRDVICCRCC